In Gemmatimonadales bacterium, a genomic segment contains:
- a CDS encoding cyclase family protein — translation MATNRLAIPVLAPLLLLGACQKPPSNGAAARQVFGNGMQWIDLTHSFSSQTIYWPTAKPFTLEVVAAGQTPGGYYYSANNFSAAEHGGTHLDAPIHFAEGRRAADAIPVRQLIGPAAVVDVRDSAGWNPDYLVSVKDLQRWEAGYGRIEDGAIVLLRTGWAQYWNERRRYLGTPKTGPAAVPELHFPGLDPDAARWLVRERHISAIGLDTPSIDRGQSRDYQSHRILFAADIPAFENLGTLDALPHIGAYVIALPMKIGGGSGAPLRIIAAVPR, via the coding sequence ATGGCGACCAACCGACTCGCGATTCCCGTCCTCGCGCCGCTTCTCTTGCTCGGCGCCTGCCAGAAGCCACCGTCGAATGGCGCCGCCGCCCGACAGGTGTTCGGGAACGGCATGCAGTGGATCGACCTCACCCACTCCTTCTCCAGCCAGACCATCTACTGGCCGACTGCCAAGCCGTTCACGCTCGAGGTGGTGGCGGCGGGTCAGACGCCGGGTGGGTACTACTACTCGGCGAACAACTTTTCCGCCGCGGAGCATGGCGGGACCCACCTCGACGCCCCGATCCATTTCGCCGAGGGACGCCGAGCGGCTGATGCCATCCCGGTCCGGCAGCTCATCGGTCCGGCGGCCGTGGTGGACGTGCGGGATTCGGCCGGGTGGAACCCCGACTACCTCGTGTCGGTGAAGGATCTTCAGCGCTGGGAGGCCGGGTATGGGCGCATCGAGGACGGCGCCATCGTCCTCCTCAGGACCGGGTGGGCGCAATACTGGAACGAACGGCGCCGTTACCTCGGCACCCCCAAGACCGGACCCGCGGCCGTGCCGGAGCTGCACTTCCCGGGCCTCGATCCCGACGCCGCGCGCTGGCTGGTCCGCGAGCGCCACATCTCGGCGATAGGCCTCGACACGCCAAGCATCGACCGCGGCCAGTCGCGAGACTACCAGAGTCACCGCATCCTGTTCGCGGCCGACATCCCCGCCTTCGAGAACCTCGGCACGCTCGACGCTCTGCCGCACATCGGCGCGTACGTCATCGCGCTGCCGATGAAGATCGGCGGGGGCAGCGGGGCGCCGC
- a CDS encoding arylesterase codes for MARMIHASAMMFLLAACARSEQAPAPGSSDGTPGAVPRAGGLSSRLPADAPILLFLGTSLTAGLGVDPDSAYPAVVQRRLDSLGLGWRVVNAGLSGETSAGARRRLDWLLQGPIRVLVIETGANDGLRGQGVDSTRANLEAIIARARVYDSTMTIVLAGMEVPPNLGPRYASAFRALFRDLARSEHLPLIPFLLEGVGGVDSLNQADGIHPTPAGHRIVAENVWRVVGPLMAVQHRTSLNLRRIRRMGGGLWGL; via the coding sequence ATGGCCCGAATGATACACGCCTCGGCGATGATGTTCCTCCTGGCGGCGTGCGCGCGGTCGGAGCAAGCTCCCGCGCCCGGGTCGTCGGACGGTACGCCCGGCGCCGTCCCTCGCGCGGGAGGTCTCTCCTCGCGCTTGCCCGCCGATGCCCCGATCCTGCTGTTCCTCGGGACGAGCCTCACCGCCGGTCTCGGCGTCGATCCCGACTCCGCCTATCCCGCGGTCGTCCAGCGCCGTCTCGACAGCCTCGGCCTCGGCTGGCGCGTGGTCAACGCCGGCCTTTCGGGGGAGACGTCCGCGGGCGCACGCCGCCGGCTCGATTGGCTGCTTCAGGGACCGATCCGGGTGCTCGTCATCGAGACGGGCGCCAACGACGGGCTCCGGGGGCAGGGCGTGGACTCGACGCGAGCCAACCTCGAGGCGATCATCGCGCGGGCCCGCGTCTACGACTCCACCATGACGATAGTGCTGGCCGGCATGGAAGTACCCCCGAACCTCGGCCCTCGGTACGCGTCCGCTTTCCGTGCGCTCTTCCGGGACCTCGCGCGGAGCGAGCATTTGCCACTGATCCCGTTCCTGCTCGAAGGGGTGGGCGGGGTGGACTCGCTCAATCAGGCCGATGGGATCCACCCGACGCCGGCGGGGCACCGGATCGTGGCGGAGAATGTGTGGCGGGTGGTGGGGCCGTTGATGGCCGTTCAACATAGAACGAGCTTGAACCTCAGGAGGATTCGGAGAATGGGTGGCGGGTTGTGGGGCCTTTGA
- a CDS encoding ABC transporter ATP-binding protein, which translates to MLIANDLTKIYQSGGRPLTVLKEVSLAVEPGGFLAVVGPSGCGKTTLLGLLAGLDVPSSGTVRLDGQDLHALGEDQRARLRGEKVGFVFQTFQLIPTLTAQENVQVPIELGSRRADAPARRNGASERARDLLERVGLGGREHHYPAQLSGGEQQRVAIARAFANQPRILFADEPTGNLDAATGSRVIELLVELNRERGTTLVLVTHDADLAARAKTTLHLRDGAVVPAGSR; encoded by the coding sequence ATGCTCATCGCGAACGACCTCACCAAGATCTACCAGAGCGGCGGCCGGCCGCTCACCGTCCTCAAGGAAGTTAGCCTGGCCGTCGAGCCCGGTGGATTCCTCGCGGTCGTGGGGCCTTCGGGGTGCGGCAAGACCACCCTTCTCGGCCTCCTGGCCGGCCTCGACGTGCCGTCCTCGGGAACGGTGCGGCTCGATGGCCAGGACCTCCACGCGCTCGGAGAGGACCAGCGGGCACGATTGCGGGGAGAAAAGGTCGGCTTCGTCTTCCAGACGTTCCAGTTGATACCGACGCTCACGGCCCAGGAGAACGTCCAGGTCCCGATAGAGCTGGGGAGCAGACGCGCCGACGCACCTGCGCGCAGGAACGGCGCTTCCGAGCGGGCGCGCGACTTGCTCGAGCGGGTCGGGCTCGGCGGCCGTGAGCACCACTACCCCGCCCAGCTCTCCGGCGGCGAGCAGCAGCGCGTCGCCATCGCCCGCGCCTTCGCCAACCAGCCCCGCATCCTCTTCGCCGACGAGCCGACCGGCAACCTCGACGCCGCCACCGGCTCGCGGGTCATCGAGCTGCTCGTCGAGTTGAACCGCGAGCGGGGCACCACGCTGGTCCTCGTCACCCACGACGCCGACCTCGCGGCCCGCGCGAAGACCACCCTGCACCTCAGGGACGGCGCGGTCGTGCCAGCCGGGTCGCGGTGA
- a CDS encoding ABC transporter permease — protein sequence MRKLRFVLALAWRESRASRRRLLLFASAISLGVGALVAIGSFTANLERGVRSQARELLGADLELGSSRPFSRNLEAVLDSVTRAGARVARRSSFSSMAYVRRTEGIRLVDVRAVGPGFPFYGDVVTSPAGRWRALDTARVAIVDTSLLVALNAHVGDTLEIGSAQFPIAGVVSEVPGHVTGGLNAFGTQVYIPIRHVPATRLIVFGSRVRNHALIKFADPRDVRRLIIRHRALFNRERVGAQTADETQSEITGVLDNLSTFLQFVGLIALLLGGIGVASGVGAFVAGKIDTVATLRCLGAGRPLVFAVYLTQAAVLGLIAATAGAGLGVGTQLMLPWLLRDLLPANVRFRLEPDVVLGGIGVGVAVAVLFALRPLLEVRLVSPLQAIRRAYETAPVRARDPWRLAAQGLVAIGVLALCMYRNDEPRVGLGFAVAIGLSVGILALSARGAVALARRVTRGPRFRASWPYVVRQGLANLHRPRNQTQSVVIALGFGVGLLSALYLVQANLMSFVRASTAAVHGRPNLVFIDIQNDQDSGVRSLVRDAGAPLLQVVPIVPMKIAAVNGRSKEDLLKDTSRAAPRSWTLRREYRSTYRDSGVASERLVRGAWWTGRGEAAPGMPFPVSLSTDLATDLHVGVGDAITWDVSGVTVQTRVVGLREVDWARFETNFFAVLSTAALERAPRSYVVLTRMDDAGARARLQRAVSERFPNVTSYDVALLQRTVERILSRVALAIRFMAVLSLGTGALVLLGAVAAGRLERIREGALLKALGATRLQIERIFLAEYLALGALAALVGIGLASGGGWAFTHYVLELRFSVPAPAMFAVFGVTTLLVTVVGMTASREVFRRTAMEVLRDV from the coding sequence GTGAGGAAACTCCGCTTCGTGCTCGCGCTCGCCTGGCGCGAGAGCCGTGCCTCGCGCCGCCGACTCCTCCTCTTCGCCTCCGCCATCTCGCTCGGCGTCGGCGCACTCGTGGCCATCGGCTCGTTCACGGCGAACCTCGAGCGCGGAGTGCGCTCCCAGGCGCGCGAGCTCCTCGGCGCCGACCTCGAGCTGGGCAGCAGCCGGCCGTTCTCGCGGAACCTCGAGGCCGTCCTCGACTCCGTTACCCGCGCCGGCGCGCGCGTCGCGCGCCGATCCAGTTTCTCGTCCATGGCGTACGTGAGGCGCACCGAAGGGATCCGCCTCGTCGACGTCCGAGCGGTGGGCCCGGGCTTCCCGTTCTACGGTGACGTCGTGACGAGCCCCGCGGGCCGCTGGCGCGCGCTCGACACCGCGCGCGTGGCGATCGTGGACACCAGCCTCCTGGTCGCGCTGAACGCGCACGTCGGTGACACGCTCGAGATCGGCAGCGCTCAGTTCCCGATCGCCGGCGTCGTTTCCGAGGTGCCAGGCCATGTCACCGGCGGACTGAACGCCTTCGGCACGCAGGTCTACATCCCCATCCGACACGTCCCCGCCACCCGCCTGATCGTCTTCGGCAGCCGGGTGCGGAACCACGCCCTGATCAAATTCGCCGACCCGCGGGACGTGCGACGCCTGATCATCCGCCATCGCGCGCTCTTCAACCGCGAGCGCGTCGGTGCGCAGACCGCGGACGAAACCCAGTCCGAGATCACGGGCGTCCTCGACAACCTCTCGACCTTTCTACAGTTCGTGGGGCTGATCGCGCTACTCCTGGGCGGCATCGGCGTGGCGAGCGGCGTCGGCGCGTTCGTCGCCGGCAAGATCGATACCGTCGCGACGCTCCGCTGCCTGGGCGCCGGCCGGCCGCTGGTCTTCGCGGTCTACCTCACCCAGGCCGCCGTGCTCGGCCTCATCGCCGCGACCGCGGGGGCCGGCCTCGGGGTCGGTACGCAACTCATGCTCCCGTGGCTGCTCCGGGACCTCCTCCCGGCGAACGTGCGGTTCCGCCTGGAGCCGGACGTCGTACTCGGCGGGATCGGGGTCGGGGTCGCGGTCGCCGTGCTCTTCGCGCTGCGCCCGCTCCTTGAAGTGCGCCTGGTGTCCCCGCTCCAGGCGATCCGCCGTGCCTATGAGACCGCCCCGGTGCGCGCGCGGGATCCATGGCGCCTTGCGGCCCAGGGCTTGGTCGCCATCGGCGTGCTCGCGCTATGCATGTACCGCAACGACGAACCTCGGGTCGGGCTGGGGTTCGCGGTCGCCATCGGGCTCTCCGTGGGGATCCTCGCACTGTCCGCGCGCGGCGCGGTCGCGCTCGCCCGCCGCGTCACCCGCGGGCCGCGGTTCCGCGCCAGCTGGCCATACGTCGTCCGCCAGGGGCTCGCCAACCTCCACCGGCCGCGCAACCAGACCCAAAGCGTCGTGATCGCGCTCGGCTTCGGCGTGGGACTGCTGTCGGCGCTTTACCTGGTGCAGGCCAACCTCATGAGCTTCGTGCGCGCCAGCACCGCCGCGGTGCACGGCCGCCCTAACCTCGTCTTCATCGACATTCAGAACGACCAGGACTCGGGCGTGAGGAGCCTGGTGCGCGACGCCGGCGCCCCGCTGCTCCAGGTCGTGCCCATCGTGCCGATGAAGATCGCGGCGGTCAACGGCCGGTCGAAGGAAGACCTGCTCAAGGACACTTCCCGTGCGGCGCCCCGGTCGTGGACGCTGCGGCGCGAGTACCGCTCGACCTACCGCGACAGCGGTGTGGCATCCGAAAGACTGGTGCGCGGCGCTTGGTGGACCGGCCGCGGCGAGGCCGCGCCGGGAATGCCCTTCCCCGTCTCGCTCTCCACCGACCTCGCCACCGACCTCCACGTCGGCGTCGGCGATGCGATCACTTGGGACGTCAGCGGCGTGACGGTCCAGACCCGGGTGGTGGGGCTGCGGGAGGTGGACTGGGCGCGCTTCGAGACCAACTTCTTCGCGGTCCTGAGCACGGCGGCGCTCGAGCGAGCGCCCCGGTCGTACGTGGTCCTCACGCGGATGGACGACGCTGGGGCGCGGGCCCGGCTCCAGCGTGCCGTCAGCGAGCGGTTCCCCAACGTCACCAGCTACGACGTGGCGCTCCTCCAGCGCACGGTGGAGCGGATCCTGAGCCGCGTCGCCCTCGCGATCCGCTTCATGGCGGTGCTGAGCCTGGGCACCGGCGCGCTGGTGCTGCTGGGCGCCGTCGCCGCGGGACGGCTCGAGCGCATCCGTGAGGGCGCGCTGCTCAAGGCCCTGGGCGCCACTCGCCTCCAGATCGAGCGCATCTTCCTCGCCGAGTACCTGGCGCTCGGGGCCCTGGCCGCACTGGTCGGGATCGGCCTGGCGAGTGGGGGGGGGTGGGCCTTCACGCACTACGTGCTCGAGCTGCGCTTCTCCGTCCCCGCCCCCGCGATGTTCGCGGTCTTCGGAGTCACCACCCTGCTCGTGACGGTCGTGGGGATGACGGCCAGCCGAGAGGTATTCCGGAGGACCGCCATGGAGGTGCTGAGGGATGTCTAG
- a CDS encoding NINE protein produces the protein MKDKNTAYILWAASFLGVCGLQRIYAGKLGTGLLYLFTLGLFGVGQFIDLFLIPGMIEDANNRLLIQGLGQQALAAGGVAGALPAGGRRAPRTTEEFEVSLVTAAEKNGGKLTVAEAVAATGRGFKEVQRQLNEMAVNGFVETDSDDNGDLYYRFPGLS, from the coding sequence GTGAAGGACAAGAACACCGCCTACATCCTCTGGGCCGCGAGCTTCCTCGGGGTTTGCGGCCTTCAGCGCATCTACGCGGGGAAGCTCGGCACCGGGCTCCTTTACCTCTTCACGCTCGGACTCTTCGGCGTCGGCCAGTTCATCGACCTGTTCCTCATCCCAGGGATGATCGAGGACGCCAACAACCGCCTCCTGATCCAGGGTCTTGGCCAGCAGGCGCTGGCGGCCGGTGGTGTGGCGGGGGCGTTGCCTGCCGGAGGCCGGCGCGCGCCTCGGACGACGGAGGAGTTCGAAGTGTCGCTGGTGACGGCGGCGGAGAAGAACGGCGGCAAGCTGACGGTCGCCGAGGCGGTGGCCGCGACGGGCCGCGGCTTCAAGGAAGTGCAGCGCCAGCTCAACGAGATGGCGGTGAACGGCTTCGTGGAGACGGACTCGGACGACAACGGGGACCTGTACTACCGCTTCCCGGGGCTCTCCTAG
- a CDS encoding S9 family peptidase, which translates to MNARIVVAVCGVWSRRPPLVRLAGALLVAVALELATPLSAQQPAAADPAPLTTDRIFAGAEFRSAPFGPARWLAGGTAYTTLERGAETRRGRDIVRYDAATGGRDTLVPAARLVAPGDTVPLEIEDYAWSGDGRRLLVFTRGQPVWRTNDRGDYWVLDLDSWRLRKLGGPAARPSTLMFAKFSPDGGRVGYVREHNLYVEDLAAGRVTQLTRDGSVTLVNGSFDWVYEEELGLHDGWRWSPDGRWIAYWQLDITGVRNFDLINDTDSLYSFAVPVQYPKAGETNSAARVGVVSAAGGATRWMQVPGDALNNYIARMEWAPAPGGAAVSELMIQHLNRLQNTVHVMMADARTGAVRTIFTDQDSAWVETYDSPTFVNDGRDFIWQSERDGWDHLWLVSRETGQARLLTPGAFDVFGYRGVDDSGGWVYYIASPDDIAQRFLYRARLDGSGVPERLSPAAQAGSHGYNAAPGFRFAIHTFSSFDTPPVTDLVRLPDHQVLRTLVDNAQLRARVASLRRGRSEFRTVDIGGGTELDAWFIRPPDFDPSRRYPVFISIYGGPGSQTVLDSWGGNNYLWYQLLAQRGYIVASVDNRGTNGHGRAWRKIIYRQLGVVETEDQGAAARAIGRWSFIDSTRIGIYGHSYGGFMALNCILQNPGVYSAAISAAPVTHWKFYDTIYTERYNGLPRDNSVGYDRGSPLTYASNLRGSLLIVHGSGDDNVHYQNTETMVNALVRAQRPFQLMVYPNRNHGIASDGAALHRFDLYTRFLAEHLPPGPAGAAGGMIP; encoded by the coding sequence ATGAACGCTCGCATCGTTGTGGCGGTCTGTGGCGTTTGGTCCCGCCGCCCGCCGCTGGTGCGCCTCGCGGGCGCACTGCTGGTCGCCGTCGCGCTGGAGCTTGCCACGCCGCTCTCGGCGCAGCAACCCGCCGCGGCAGACCCCGCGCCGCTCACCACCGACCGGATCTTCGCGGGCGCCGAATTCCGGAGCGCGCCCTTCGGCCCGGCGCGCTGGCTCGCCGGTGGCACCGCGTACACCACGCTCGAGCGGGGCGCCGAGACGCGGCGCGGGCGCGACATCGTCCGGTACGACGCGGCGACCGGCGGGCGCGACACCCTGGTCCCCGCAGCGCGGCTGGTCGCGCCCGGTGATACGGTGCCGCTCGAGATCGAGGACTACGCCTGGTCAGGCGACGGCCGGAGGCTGCTCGTGTTCACCAGGGGGCAGCCGGTCTGGCGCACCAACGACCGCGGCGACTACTGGGTGCTGGATCTCGACTCATGGCGCCTGCGCAAGCTGGGCGGCCCCGCGGCGCGCCCCTCCACCCTGATGTTCGCGAAGTTCTCCCCCGACGGCGGGCGCGTGGGTTACGTGCGGGAGCACAACCTCTACGTCGAGGACCTCGCGGCCGGCCGCGTCACGCAGCTCACCCGCGACGGGTCGGTTACCCTGGTCAACGGCAGCTTCGACTGGGTCTATGAGGAAGAGCTGGGGCTCCACGACGGCTGGCGCTGGAGCCCGGATGGCCGGTGGATCGCGTACTGGCAGCTGGACATCACCGGGGTGCGAAACTTCGACCTCATCAACGACACCGACTCGCTCTATTCGTTCGCCGTGCCGGTGCAGTACCCCAAGGCCGGTGAGACGAACTCCGCGGCGCGCGTGGGGGTGGTGAGCGCAGCGGGCGGCGCGACGCGCTGGATGCAGGTCCCCGGAGACGCGCTCAACAACTACATCGCGCGCATGGAATGGGCGCCCGCCCCGGGCGGGGCCGCTGTGTCCGAGCTGATGATCCAGCATCTGAACCGGCTCCAGAACACGGTGCACGTGATGATGGCCGACGCGCGGACCGGCGCGGTGCGGACCATCTTCACCGACCAGGACAGCGCTTGGGTGGAGACCTACGATAGCCCGACCTTCGTCAACGACGGGCGCGACTTCATCTGGCAGAGCGAGCGCGATGGATGGGACCACCTCTGGCTCGTCTCGCGCGAAACGGGGCAGGCCCGGCTCCTCACGCCCGGCGCTTTCGATGTGTTCGGATACCGGGGCGTGGACGATTCGGGCGGCTGGGTCTACTACATCGCCTCGCCCGACGACATCGCGCAGCGGTTTCTCTATCGCGCGCGCCTCGACGGCAGCGGCGTGCCGGAGCGGCTCTCTCCCGCCGCGCAGGCCGGCTCGCACGGGTACAACGCGGCTCCCGGCTTCCGGTTCGCCATCCACACCTTTTCGAGCTTCGACACGCCACCCGTCACGGATCTGGTGCGGCTTCCGGACCATCAGGTATTGCGGACGCTGGTGGACAACGCGCAGCTCCGCGCGCGGGTGGCGTCCCTGAGGCGCGGCAGGTCGGAGTTCCGGACGGTGGACATCGGCGGAGGGACGGAGCTCGACGCGTGGTTCATCCGGCCGCCCGATTTCGACCCGTCGCGGCGTTATCCGGTGTTCATCAGCATCTACGGCGGACCGGGCTCGCAGACCGTGCTCGACAGCTGGGGGGGCAACAATTACCTCTGGTACCAGTTGCTGGCGCAACGTGGGTACATAGTCGCGAGCGTGGACAACCGCGGCACCAACGGGCACGGCCGCGCCTGGCGCAAGATCATCTACCGCCAGCTCGGCGTGGTCGAGACCGAGGACCAGGGCGCCGCGGCAAGGGCGATCGGACGTTGGTCGTTCATCGATTCGACCCGCATCGGCATCTACGGGCACAGCTACGGCGGGTTCATGGCCCTGAACTGCATCCTCCAAAACCCCGGTGTCTACAGTGCCGCGATCTCAGCGGCGCCCGTCACCCACTGGAAGTTCTACGACACGATCTACACCGAGCGCTACAACGGGCTCCCGAGAGACAACTCCGTGGGATACGACCGCGGCTCGCCGCTCACCTACGCGTCCAATCTGCGCGGGAGCCTCCTCATCGTCCACGGCTCAGGCGACGACAATGTCCATTACCAGAACACCGAGACGATGGTGAACGCGCTAGTCCGGGCGCAGCGGCCGTTCCAGCTGATGGTCTACCCGAACCGGAACCACGGCATCGCCAGCGACGGCGCGGCACTCCACCGGTTCGACCTGTACACCCGCTTCCTCGCGGAGCACCTCCCACCGGGGCCGGCCGGGGCCGCCGGCGGGATGATCCCGTGA
- a CDS encoding Re/Si-specific NAD(P)(+) transhydrogenase subunit alpha — protein MLISVPRETALGERRVALVPESCKKLIQAGYAVAIESGAGDGAYLPDNAYREVGVAVEGDPAALLSKADVVLRVNAPPVGGAPGGGRNEVEWMRPGAVLLGSLMPLRNLDVVRALAARGITAFSTDAIPRTTRAQSMDTLSSMASIAGYRGVLLAAAELPKYFPMLMTAAGMVPPARVFVVGAAVAGLQAIATARRLGANVTGTDVRPEVKEQIESVGAKYVGIDLGASAAAGGGYAKELTDEDKARQRELLREQCAAADVVITTALIGGVFAPRLITRDMVRGMRPGSVIVDLAADGGGNCELSRPGETVVEDGVKILAPLNVPAAMPTHASTLFSRNLTAFVQEFTREQAFQLDPADDIQQGALITHAGQVVHARTKEALAKV, from the coding sequence GTGCTGATATCGGTTCCCAGGGAGACTGCACTCGGCGAACGCCGCGTGGCGTTGGTTCCGGAGTCGTGCAAGAAGCTGATCCAGGCGGGGTACGCGGTGGCGATCGAATCCGGGGCGGGCGACGGAGCCTACCTGCCGGACAACGCCTACCGTGAGGTGGGGGTTGCGGTAGAAGGCGACCCCGCCGCACTCCTTTCCAAGGCCGATGTCGTGCTGCGGGTGAACGCCCCGCCGGTGGGCGGGGCGCCGGGGGGGGGGCGTAACGAGGTGGAGTGGATGCGGCCGGGCGCGGTACTGCTGGGCTCGCTCATGCCGCTACGCAACCTCGACGTCGTACGCGCCCTCGCGGCGCGCGGGATCACCGCCTTCTCGACCGACGCCATCCCGCGAACCACTCGCGCGCAATCCATGGACACGCTGTCGTCAATGGCCAGCATCGCCGGGTATCGCGGGGTGCTGCTGGCGGCCGCCGAGCTGCCGAAGTACTTCCCCATGCTGATGACGGCGGCCGGCATGGTGCCGCCGGCCAGGGTCTTCGTGGTAGGGGCGGCGGTCGCCGGGCTTCAGGCGATCGCGACCGCCCGGCGGCTCGGGGCCAACGTGACCGGGACCGACGTGCGACCGGAAGTGAAAGAGCAGATCGAGAGTGTCGGCGCGAAGTACGTCGGCATCGATCTCGGCGCAAGCGCGGCCGCCGGCGGCGGCTATGCCAAGGAGCTGACGGACGAGGACAAGGCGCGCCAGCGTGAGTTGCTCAGGGAGCAGTGCGCGGCGGCGGACGTCGTCATCACGACCGCGCTGATCGGTGGCGTCTTCGCGCCCCGGCTGATCACGCGGGACATGGTGCGGGGCATGCGGCCGGGCTCGGTCATCGTGGACCTGGCGGCCGACGGCGGCGGCAACTGTGAGCTGTCACGCCCGGGCGAGACGGTGGTCGAGGACGGCGTGAAGATCCTGGCGCCGCTCAACGTGCCGGCCGCCATGCCGACCCACGCCAGCACGCTATTCTCCCGGAACCTCACCGCCTTCGTACAGGAGTTCACCAGGGAGCAGGCGTTCCAGCTCGACCCGGCGGACGACATCCAGCAGGGAGCCCTGATCACCCACGCGGGCCAGGTGGTGCACGCCCGCACCAAGGAAGCGCTCGCCAAGGTGTGA
- a CDS encoding NAD(P) transhydrogenase subunit alpha: protein MARRFILLRLLPPFVTTLLVGLPVAAAAQDAATTAHPEQAFDYWSMVFVFLLATFIGIGVIRRVSRLLHTPLMSITNAISAIAVVGSIIVTGSDHPPIIRFMGAVALFASMTNIVSGFLITDRMLKMFKTPREGAGK from the coding sequence ATGGCTCGACGCTTCATCCTCCTGCGGCTGCTGCCGCCGTTCGTGACGACGCTGCTGGTCGGCCTGCCGGTGGCGGCGGCTGCCCAGGACGCGGCGACCACCGCGCACCCGGAGCAGGCGTTCGACTACTGGTCCATGGTGTTCGTGTTCCTGCTGGCCACGTTCATCGGGATCGGCGTGATCCGCCGCGTGTCCCGGCTGCTGCATACCCCGCTCATGTCCATCACGAACGCGATCTCGGCGATCGCCGTCGTGGGGTCGATCATCGTCACGGGGTCCGACCACCCGCCGATCATCCGCTTCATGGGCGCGGTCGCGCTGTTCGCGTCCATGACGAACATCGTGAGCGGGTTCCTGATCACCGACCGCATGCTCAAGATGTTCAAGACGCCGCGTGAGGGAGCAGGCAAGTGA
- a CDS encoding NAD(P)(+) transhydrogenase (Re/Si-specific) subunit beta yields MNASLVQLTYLVAAALFVFSLHWMNDPKTARRAVYAGVAAMALAVLATWGQSVVVHHGWIIIAILAGVAVGIPLSMVPLTAVPQRTALSHAFGGLAAGLVGTAEYYLWYSEGPENLTTFKMTAIIAEIILGFLTFTGSLMAAGKLQEVKWIPQRPVTYRGQNVMNIGLLLIAAVIGVMLIAEPTATWAPQLFPVVIGMSLLFGVLLVIPIGGADMPTVISILNAYAGLSAVAMGFVLDNKLLITAGALDGSSGLILSIIMCKAMNRSFVNVLFGAFGQVQQAKQLGEGKVYKPETIEGAAQVLEQANLVVIIPGYGMAVAQAQHKIRELYDQLKKRGITVKFAIHPVAGRMPGHMNVLLAEADIPYTDLSEMSDINTDMPQCDVALVVGANDVVNPVARYDKTSPIYGMPIIDADKARTVYAIKRSKNPGFAGIDNELYFSDKTWMLFGDAKKVIGDLVKQFGDSGGH; encoded by the coding sequence GTGAACGCGTCCCTCGTACAGCTGACGTACCTCGTCGCGGCCGCGCTGTTCGTCTTCTCGCTTCACTGGATGAACGACCCGAAGACCGCGCGGCGCGCGGTCTACGCCGGCGTGGCGGCGATGGCGCTCGCGGTGCTGGCCACCTGGGGCCAGTCCGTCGTGGTGCATCACGGCTGGATCATCATCGCCATCTTGGCCGGCGTGGCCGTCGGCATTCCGCTGTCCATGGTGCCGCTGACGGCCGTGCCCCAGCGGACGGCCCTGTCGCACGCGTTCGGCGGCCTCGCCGCCGGCCTCGTGGGCACCGCCGAGTACTACCTGTGGTACAGCGAGGGCCCGGAGAACCTCACGACCTTCAAGATGACGGCGATCATCGCCGAGATCATCCTGGGCTTCCTGACCTTCACCGGCAGCCTCATGGCCGCCGGCAAGCTCCAGGAAGTGAAGTGGATCCCGCAGCGCCCGGTGACGTACCGGGGCCAGAACGTCATGAACATCGGGCTGCTGCTGATCGCCGCGGTCATCGGCGTGATGCTGATCGCCGAGCCGACGGCCACCTGGGCGCCCCAGCTGTTCCCCGTGGTGATCGGGATGTCGCTGCTGTTCGGCGTGCTCCTGGTCATCCCCATCGGCGGCGCGGACATGCCGACGGTGATCTCGATCCTCAACGCGTACGCCGGCCTCTCGGCGGTGGCGATGGGGTTCGTGCTCGACAACAAGCTGCTGATCACGGCCGGCGCGCTCGACGGCTCGAGCGGTCTCATCCTGTCGATCATCATGTGCAAGGCGATGAACCGCTCGTTCGTCAACGTGCTGTTCGGCGCGTTCGGCCAGGTGCAGCAGGCTAAACAGCTCGGCGAAGGCAAGGTCTACAAACCGGAAACGATCGAGGGTGCCGCGCAGGTCCTGGAGCAGGCCAACCTGGTCGTCATCATCCCCGGCTACGGGATGGCGGTCGCGCAGGCGCAGCACAAGATCCGGGAGCTGTACGACCAGCTCAAGAAGCGCGGCATCACGGTGAAGTTCGCCATCCACCCGGTGGCCGGACGCATGCCGGGCCACATGAACGTGCTGCTCGCGGAAGCGGACATCCCGTACACGGACCTGTCCGAGATGAGCGACATCAACACCGACATGCCGCAGTGTGACGTGGCGCTGGTGGTCGGCGCGAACGACGTGGTGAACCCGGTGGCACGGTACGACAAGACGAGCCCGATCTACGGCATGCCGATCATCGACGCGGACAAGGCCCGGACGGTCTACGCGATCAAGCGGAGCAAGAACCCGGGCTTCGCCGGCATCGACAACGAGCTGTATTTCTCGGACAAGACCTGGATGCTGTTCGGAGACGCTAAGAAGGTCATCGGCGACCTGGTGAAACAGTTCGGCGACTCAGGCGGCCACTAG